A genome region from Mycolicibacterium litorale includes the following:
- a CDS encoding ribonuclease J codes for MTNGLVPPGPLAVGGLRVTALGGISEIGRNMTVFEHLGRLLIIDCGVLFPGHDEPGVDLILPDLRHVEDRLDDVEALVLTHAHEDHIGAVPFLLKLRPDIPVVGSQFTLALVREKCREHRLKPRFVEVAEGQRSTHGVFECQYFAVNHSVPGCLAVALHTGAGTVLHTGDIKLDQLPLDGRPTDLPGMSRLGDAGVDLFLCDSTNADRPGVGPSESEIGPTLHRLIRGADGRVIVACFASNVDRVQQIIDAAVALGRRVSFVGRSMVRNMGIARELGYLNVADSDLLDIGAAEMMPAEKVVLITTGTQGEPMSALSRMSRGEHRSITLTAGDLIILSSSLIPGNEEAVYGVIDSLSKIGARVVTNAHARVHVSGHAYAGELLFLYNGVKPRNVMPVHGTWRHLRANAALAARTGVPPESIMLAENGVSVDLVAGKASIAGAVGVGKMFVDGLITGDVGETTLGERLVLSSGFVAVTVVVRRGTGRPAGPAHLMSRGFSEDPKALEPAARKVEEELERLTTDSVTDPARIAQAVRRTVGKWVGETYRRQPMIVPTVIEI; via the coding sequence GTGACGAACGGCCTCGTCCCGCCCGGCCCGCTCGCGGTCGGCGGACTCCGCGTGACCGCGCTGGGCGGCATCAGCGAGATCGGTCGCAACATGACCGTCTTCGAACACCTCGGCCGGCTGCTCATCATCGACTGCGGGGTGTTGTTCCCCGGCCACGACGAGCCGGGTGTCGACCTGATCCTGCCCGACCTGCGCCACGTCGAGGACCGTCTCGACGACGTCGAGGCGCTGGTGCTCACCCACGCCCACGAGGACCACATCGGGGCGGTGCCGTTCCTGCTCAAACTGCGGCCCGACATTCCCGTCGTCGGATCGCAGTTCACCCTCGCGCTGGTGCGCGAGAAATGCCGCGAACACCGCCTCAAACCACGCTTCGTCGAGGTCGCCGAGGGGCAGCGCAGCACACACGGCGTCTTCGAATGCCAGTACTTCGCGGTCAACCACTCGGTGCCCGGCTGTCTGGCGGTGGCCTTGCACACCGGCGCGGGCACCGTCCTGCACACCGGCGACATCAAACTCGACCAGCTGCCGCTCGATGGGCGGCCCACCGACCTGCCGGGGATGTCGCGCCTCGGCGACGCGGGGGTCGACCTGTTCCTGTGCGATTCCACCAACGCCGACCGCCCCGGCGTCGGACCGTCCGAAAGCGAGATCGGCCCGACGCTGCATCGGTTGATCCGCGGCGCCGACGGCCGGGTGATCGTCGCGTGTTTCGCCTCCAACGTCGACCGCGTCCAGCAGATCATCGACGCCGCCGTGGCGCTGGGCCGGCGGGTGTCCTTCGTGGGCCGGTCGATGGTGCGCAACATGGGAATCGCCCGCGAACTGGGCTATCTCAACGTCGCCGACAGCGATCTGCTCGACATCGGGGCCGCCGAGATGATGCCGGCCGAGAAGGTCGTGCTGATCACGACCGGGACGCAGGGCGAACCGATGTCGGCACTGTCGCGGATGTCGCGCGGCGAGCACCGCAGCATCACGCTGACCGCCGGTGACCTGATCATCCTGTCGTCGTCGCTGATCCCCGGCAACGAGGAGGCCGTCTACGGCGTCATCGACTCGCTGTCCAAGATCGGCGCCCGCGTGGTGACCAATGCCCATGCCCGCGTTCACGTTTCGGGACACGCCTACGCCGGTGAGCTGCTGTTCCTCTACAACGGCGTCAAACCGCGCAACGTGATGCCGGTGCACGGCACGTGGCGCCACCTGCGCGCCAACGCCGCGCTCGCGGCCCGCACCGGGGTTCCGCCGGAGTCGATCATGCTGGCGGAGAACGGTGTCAGCGTCGACCTGGTGGCCGGGAAGGCGAGCATCGCCGGTGCCGTCGGGGTCGGCAAGATGTTCGTCGACGGGCTCATCACCGGCGACGTCGGGGAGACCACGCTGGGTGAGCGTCTCGTTCTCTCATCGGGTTTCGTCGCGGTCACCGTCGTCGTGCGCCGGGGGACCGGCCGGCCGGCCGGTCCGGCGCACCTGATGTCGCGCGGGTTCTCCGAGGACCCCAAAGCGCTCGAACCGGCCGCGCGCAAGGTCGAGGAGGAGCTCGAGCGGCTCACCACCGACTCGGTCACCGACCCCGCCCGCATCGCCCAGGCGGTCCGGCGGACCGTCGGCAAATGGGTCGGGGAGACCTACCGGCGCCAGCCGATGATCGTCCCGACCGTCATCGAGATCTGA
- a CDS encoding mycofactocin-coupled SDR family oxidoreductase produces MRPLEGKVAFITGAARGQGRAHAVRLATDGADIIVVDVCDDIASVPYPLATPDDLAATVKLVEETGARIVASQADVRDRAALKSALIDGVQQLGGRLDVVVANAGIAPMAGADAWQDVIDVNLTGVFHTVDVAMRPMIKAGNGGSIVLTSSVAGLVGLASPMAGSIGYAAAKHGIVGIMRVYANILATHSIRVNSVHPAGVNTPMIDNDFTRSWLEGLAQENEGGPDMSNALPVQALEPEDIAAAVAFLASDEARYITGITLPVDAGYVNKR; encoded by the coding sequence ATGCGTCCACTCGAGGGCAAGGTCGCGTTCATCACCGGCGCGGCGCGCGGCCAGGGTCGCGCCCATGCCGTCCGGCTCGCCACCGACGGCGCCGACATCATCGTCGTCGACGTCTGCGACGACATCGCATCGGTGCCGTACCCGCTGGCCACTCCCGACGATCTGGCCGCGACGGTCAAGCTGGTCGAGGAGACCGGCGCGCGGATCGTGGCGTCGCAGGCCGACGTCCGTGACCGCGCCGCGTTGAAGTCCGCGCTGATCGACGGCGTGCAGCAGCTCGGCGGACGCCTCGACGTCGTCGTCGCCAACGCCGGCATCGCCCCGATGGCCGGTGCGGACGCGTGGCAGGACGTCATCGACGTCAACCTCACCGGCGTCTTCCACACCGTCGACGTCGCCATGCGGCCGATGATCAAAGCGGGCAATGGCGGATCGATCGTGCTGACCAGTTCGGTGGCCGGCCTCGTCGGCCTGGCCTCGCCGATGGCCGGTTCGATCGGCTACGCCGCCGCCAAGCACGGCATCGTCGGCATCATGCGGGTGTACGCCAATATCCTTGCAACACACAGCATCCGCGTGAACTCGGTGCATCCCGCCGGGGTGAACACCCCGATGATCGACAACGACTTCACCCGCAGCTGGCTCGAGGGGCTGGCCCAGGAGAACGAGGGCGGACCCGATATGAGCAACGCGCTACCGGTCCAGGCGCTGGAACCCGAGGACATCGCCGCCGCGGTCGCCTTCCTGGCATCCGACGAGGCGCGCTACATCACCGGCATCACGCTGCCGGTGGACGCCGGATACGTCAACAAGCGCTGA